In Planococcus sp. MB-3u-03, the DNA window GTGAATGCGTCTTTTTAGTCGATACTTACGACACGTTGAAATCCGGCTTGCCGATCGCTATCCAAGTGGCGAAGGAGCTCGGTGACAAAATCAACTTCCGCGGCATCCGCTTAGACAGCGGAGATATTGCCTTTTTATCCAAGGAAGCACGGAAAATGCTCGATGAGGCAGGGTTCCCTGACACCGAAGTGGTCGTTTCCAACGATTTGGATGAATACACCATCCTCAACTTGAAAGCGCAAGGAGCAAAGGTCGATGCATGGGGAATCGGGACGAAGCTCATTACTGCCTATGACCAGCCGGCGTTGGGTGCGGTATATAAACTCGTCTCGATTGAAAACAGTGCAGGCGAAATGGAAGACACCATCAAGATTTCCGGCAATGCAGAGAAAGTGACGACTCCTGGATTGAAAAACGTTTACCGGATTATAGATAGGGAAAATGGGAAATCAGAAGGTGATTACATCACGATGCACGATGAAAACCCCACTTCTGAAGAACGTTTGAAAATGTTCCATCCAGTCCATACATTCGTCTCGAAGTTCGTCACCAATTTCGATGCCGTGAACATCCATCAACAAGTCATCAAGTCAGGAGAAGTCGTGTATGAAAACCCGCCGCTCGAGGAAATACAGAAGTATGCGGTAGGGACGCTCGATTTGCTGTGGGATGAGTATAAACGGTCGCTTAACCCAGAGGAGTACCCAGTTGATTTAAGCGAAAAATGTTGGAACAATAAAATGCGGAATATCCAGGAAGTACGGGAATCGGTTCAGGAATTCATGAACAAATAAGGAGGATCCACATGTCGACATTACAACAGCAGATCATCAACGAATTGAAGGTGCAGCCTTCTATTAATCCGCAGGAAGAGATCAGGCGCACGGTTGAATTCCTCAAAGAATACTTACAACACCATTCATTCCTGAAAGGCTTTGTGCTCGGCATTTCGGGCGGCCAGGATTCGACGCTTGCCGGCAAACTGGCACAAATGGCCGTTAATGAACTGAACGAGGAAGCAGGCGGCCAAACTTATAGCTTTTACGGTGTGCGCCTGCCATACGGTGTCCAAGCCGATGAGCATGACGCTCAGGATGCCATCAAATTTATCCAGCCGACGAAAGTCTATACCATCAACATCAAAGAAGCTGTCGATGGCAGCGACCGCGCGCTAGAGGCGGAAGGCATTAAGTTGACGGATTTTGCTAAAGGCAACGAAAAAGCACGCGAACGCATGAAAGCACAATATTCGGTTGCCGCCATGCACAATGCGGTTGTGCTCGGTACTGACCACGCAGCTGAAGCGATTACCGGTTTTTATACGAAATACGGGGATGGCGCAGCCGATGTAGTACCTTTGTTCCGGTTGAACAAGCGGCAGGGCCGTGAAATGCTGAAGGCGCTAGGCTCGCCGGAGCATTTGTATACAAAAGTCCCGACAGCCGACCTGGAAGAAGACAAACCGGCCATTCCGGATGAAGTCGCGCTTGGCATCACTTATGAGCAAATTGACGATTATCTTGAAGGCAAGGAAATTGCTGAAGACGCACGTGAAAAGCTGGAAGGCTATTACTTGAAAACCCAGCATAAGCGTAATCTGCCGGTGACGATTTTCGATGACTTTTGGAAAAACAATTAATAAGACCGATGAACGGGAAAAGCATATGCTTTTCCCGTTTTTCAATTTCAAGAGTGGTTCAAAGGAACCCGTCAAACCTGAATGCCGTGATGGCTCAGTTGAGTTATCGCCTGGAATCCGATATGATGGCAATAAGATTGTGATTATTCAAAACCTTTTTCACTTATATAGGAGGAACCGATATGAAAGCGACAGAACGATTAGGAAAAGTCATAGATAATATCGAAAAAGTGATTATTGGAAAACGCGAAATCGCCGAGTTGAGTTTGGTCGCTTTGTTATCGCATGGCCATGTTTTGCTTGAAGATGTTCCGGGCGTCGGCAAGACGATGCTTGTCCGGGCCTTGGCAAAATCAGTCGGAGCGGATTTCAAGCGCATCCAGTTCACACCGGATCTCTTGCCTTCAGACGTAGTAGGCGTTTCCATCTATAACCCGAAAGACATGCAATTCCATTTCCGCCCAGGCCCGATCATGGGCAACATCGTCTTGGCGGATGAAATCAACCGGACGTCACCTAAAACGCAGTCCGCGTTATTGGAAGCGATGGAGGAGGCGTCAGTCACGACAGATGGTGTGACGATGCAGATTCCCAAACCGTTTTTCGTCATGGCGACCCAAAACCCGATTGAATACGAAGGAACCTATCCATTGCCGGAAGCGCAATTGGACCGCTTTTTGCTGCGGGTGAAAATGGGCTATCCGACGCGGGAAGAAGAAATCGAAGTATTGACCCGTTCCCAGTCGATTCCGCCAATCGAAGAACTTGAATCGGTGCTGACTTTGGAAGAATTGCTTAAATTACAGGAAGAAGTGCGGACGATTCGCGTGGATGATACAATCCGTACCTATATTGTAGAACTCGCGACCCAAACCCGCCGCGATCCTTATGTTTATCTTGGTGTCAGTCCGCGTGGTTCGATTGCCTTGATGAAAGCGGCTCAAGCCTATGCCATGCTCAAAGGGCGTGATTATGTCACTCCGGATGATATCCAATATTTGGCGAAATTCGTCTTCGGCCACCGCATTATGCTTCGTTCGGAAGCCCGCTATGATGGAATTACAGCCGAAGAATTGACAGAGCGCATCATTGCCAAGACGCGTGTTCCTGTACAAAGGCTTGTGAATCAATGAAGCGGGTCAAACAAATTTTAGGTTCTTCGGGCAGGATGATATTTGTGCTCATCCTGCTTTTTTTGACTTTTTCATTCGCCATGTTCCAAGGCGGCTTCGTCAGTTGGTTCATTTTCTACGTATCTGTTCCTTTCATTCTTTATTCTGTCTTGTTGTCTTTCTATCCGTTGCGGAATTTGCACGCAGAACGGGTAGTCCATACGCCACGAGTGCGGAGCGGCCACCGCTTTTCGGCCACTGTCACCGTTCGGCGGGCGTTTCCGTTCCCGTTGCTTTACACCATCCTCGAGGAACAGGCACAGTCTGCACGGCTTAAAGTTCGCATGTCCGATGCAGGCCGTCAGCTGCTGTGTCCTTGTTTTTGCCGTGAATTTTCCTGGACTTATGAAAGCGGCGAAATGCCAAGAGGCGAACATGTTTGAGAAGGCGTTACGGTAGAAACCGTCGATTTTTTAGGATGGGTAAAAAAACGCCAGCTGCTGCCAGCCCGCCAGTCCGTCCTGGTTTATCCGAACACTGTTGAAATGATGTACCGCCCGATCGGTTCCAGTTTTGACCAAGGCTCGATCGCGGCGCCATTTACTTTAGTGAAAGATACCACGATGGCGAGCGGTATCCGCGATTATCAGCCGGGAGACCGGGTCTCGTGGATACACTGGAAATCGTTTGCACGAACACAGACGATGCGCACGAAAGAATTCGAAGACCGTCAATCGCAAGATTTGTTCTTGCTTGATGACCGGTCCCCATCCGAAAGCTTCGAAATTCAAGTCGAGCTGATCGCTTCGATTCTCACTTCTGTGGTGGCATCCCATGCCAGTGTCGCCTATTTATCCGCCGGCACGCCACGCGCCTTTTTCCCGCTGATCCAAAGCGATGAACAATTGCAGCGTGCGCTTTATCATTTGGCGAAAGTCCAGGATGATTTGGACCGGCCGATCGAAGCAGTTGTCGGACAGGATTTGAAACAAGTCCGCGTGTCGAGCCTAGTCTATGTGACAGGTTCATTGTCACGCGAAATGGTCGATGAAATCCGGCGGAACGTAACGAGCTTGAGCCAGTGCTTGTGCCTGGTCGTGACAGAAGCAGGCCAGTCGATCAGGCCGGAAGATGAAAAAAACCATCAATATGCGAGATCTAAAGGTTTCCACGTGAAAGTTATCGGGCCAGAGAATTTCGCTTCGGCGTTTATGGAGGCGAACCGTTCATGACATCGATCGGAAAAAATAAAGTATTTATGGGCTTATTGTATATCTTGGTGTTTTTCCTGTTGTCTGAATGGCTGCGCCCTGTCATCGAATTAACCGAAACCGGCCATCATCGGCTATTTTTAGCTTTCGTGGCATTGGGTCTCGTTATGGCGTTCTTCGACGTTCCGTGGTGGATCACCGGCCCGCTGAAATTATTTTATATTCTATGGTTTATTGTGTATGTCTATACCGGCAATCTATTTTTTACGGCAGAAAGCCTGGCTTTTATCGTGGAGCAGGCGAGCATCAGCTTATCGGCTCTCTTCAGCCAAGATTGGCAAGCGACCACTGATGTATTTCGCACCGTCCTGTTTTTTGCGCTGTTGTGGATGGCTATCTATCTTATCCATTATTGGGTCAGTTTTCGCCTGAGCATCTTCTTATTCTATCTTTTGACGGTCATTTTCGTTGCCGTTCTGGATACATTTAGCCCTTATTCGGGCGATGCGGCGATTGTCCGCATCATGGTCATCGGCTTATTGTTGGCAGGCTTATTGCATTTGGCCAGATGGATGGAACGTCACGGAGCAGCAGCCAAGACGGATAAATTGCTGGTCTTTTCGATTCCCTTATTATTGCTGTTGGTCGCTTCAACCGCACTTGCTTTCTATTTACCGAAAGCAGAGCCAATTTGGCCGGACCCTGTTCCGTACATCACCTCTTATTCCGGAAAAGGCGGTGTCGGTGAAGGAGGCGTCGGGCGCATCGGTTATGGCGTTGATGATTCACAGCTCGGCGGCTCTTTTGTCTCTGATGATACAACTGTCTTCAGAGCGGAAGTCGAAGAAGGGCAATATTGGAAAGTTGAAGTGAAAGATGTCTATACGACAAAGGGCTGGGAGCTCTCGGAAGAAGATGCACAAGAGCAGCTTTACCAAAACGGTGATGAAGTTACGACAGATTTTCCGCCGGAAGACGAGGAGCGTTCCTCAGCCCTAGTGGATATGCAGCTGCCATTCCCGTTCGTTCTCTATCCTTATGGGACCGCTTCTTTCTTAATGGAAGAAACATTGGATTATCGTTACGATCCGATTCAACAGCGTTTCGACACATTGCAGGAGAATGCAGCTTTTGAACCGGACGTCTATGAAGTTTTCTATAGCGAACCTTCCTATAGCCTGACAGCATTGCGTGAAACAAATGCAGAAGAATTGTCTGAACTGCCGCCGGAATACGACCGCTACCTGCAATTGCCTGATGAATTGCCTGAGCGGGTTGGGGAATTGGCGGAAGAAATCGCTGCCGGTTCAGACACTGTTTATGGACAAGCACAAGCGGTCGAACGTTATTTCAGCACCAACGGTTTTGAATATAGCCAAAGCGACATCGCTGTCCCTGCGGAAGACCAAGACTATGTTGATCAATTCCTTTTTGAAACGCAGCGTGGATATTGCGATAACTTCTCCACCTCGATGGTCGTCTTGCTGCGTTCGCTGGATATTCCTGCGCGCTGGGTGAAAGGCTTCAATGAAGGGGAAGTCATCGATACAGTGGATGGCTACGACGTATACGAAGTCACGAATAATAACGCGCATTCATGGGTAGAAGCTTATATGCCAGGGGTGGGCTGGATGATGTTCGAACCGACCATCGGCTTTACCGGTGCCTCTTCCATTGATTTTGATTTGGAAATCGATACCTCCGAACCGGAAGAAGAGGAGATGCCGGACCGCCCTGAACCTGAACCCGAAGCACAGCCTGAACAACCGGATGGCGGTACAGGAACAAATGCCGGCCCGACAGCGGGTGAGCGTTTCCTTGCTTTTGTATCCGAACAGGCAGGCAAGCTCATCGCAGCCACCATCGGCTTGCTGCTGCTCGCATTCATGCTATTCAAGATCCGTAAAAAATGGCTGCCCAAAGTGCTGATTCCGTATTACCGCCGGAAAGAGGGGGGCGCAGAAACTTTTGAAAAAGCCTATCTGCGTCTCTTGAAACAATTGGAGCTTTATGGAATAAAACGGGCGCCGGGTCAAACATTGCGTTCATACGCCGAATACGTCGATTCATTTTATGGAACGAAAGAGATGACGGAATTGACGGCAGCGTATGAAAAATCCGTTTACGGCGGGGACGCCGAATCAGTTGATTGGCCGAAACTGAAGGAAAGTTGGGAAAATTTAATCAATCGGACAAGCGGTTGATTTTGAAAACACTAGCCTGTACAATTGAGAAAATTATAGAATACAGTGCCCTCATATATGTCCGATGATACGGTTCGGATGTCTCTACCAAGTCACCGGAAATGACTTGACTATGAAGGCGGATGACGCATGCTTATTTGCATGCGCATTCGTCTTTTTAACGTAGAGGACAAGAACGCGAGGAGTGATTTTTTCGCGTTCTTTTTTATATTGTGGCCTGAATCGAATAGAAGAGGTGAAGGATTTGCCAGTCAGCCCTATGTTGAAGGAACAGAAAAAAATCGTCGTCTTGGATTTCGGCAGCCAATACAACCAATTGATCACGCGCCGCATCCGTGAAATCGGTGTCTATAGCGAACTCCACCCGCACACGATTACCGCGACTGAAATCAAGGAAATGAACGCAACGGGAATCATCTTCTCAGGCGGACCGAATTCCGTCTATGACGAAAATGCATTTTCCATCGATCCGGAAATTTTTGAAATGGGACTGCCGATACTCGGCATCTGCTACGGCATGCAATTGATGGCATTGCGTATGGAAGGGAAGGTCGAAAAAGCTTCCAACCGCGAATACGGCAAAGCCGAATTGACCTTGACGAAAGAAAGCTCCATTTTCAAAGATGTACCAGAAGAACAAATCGTCTGGATGAGCCACGGCGACCTCGTCACAGCGGCACCTCCTGGATTTGACGTCATCGCTACAAGCCCCGGCTGCCCGATTGCAGCAATGGCAAACGAAGAGCGCAAACTCTACGGAGTCCAGTACCATCCTGAAGTCCGCCATTCCGTTTACGGAAACGAAATGCTGCGCCAATTCGTCTTCGATGTCTGTGGCATGAAAGACGAATGGTCGATGGAAAACTACATCGAATTGGAAATCGCGAAAATCCGTGAGCAAGTGGGCGACAAGAAAGTCCTTTGCGCACTAAGCGGCGGCGTCGATTCTTCTGTTGTTGCCGTCTTGATCCACAAAGCGATCGGCGATCAATTGACGTGCATGTTCGTAGACCACGGCTTGCTCCGTAAAGGGGAAGCTGAAAGCGTCATGAAAACTTTTGCAGACGGTTTCCATATGAACGTCATCAAAATTGATGCCCGCGAGCGCTTCATGAAAAAACTTGAAGGCGTCAGCGACCCTGAACAGAAACGCAAAATCATCGGTAATGAATTCATCTATGTATTCGACGATGAAGCAGAAAAACTGAAAGGCATGGACTTCCTTGCCCAAGGCACACTTTATACAGATATTATCGAAAGCGGCACAACGACTGCCCAAACGATCAAATCCCACCACAACGTGGGTGGATTGCCTGAAGACATGCAATTTGAGTTGATCGAACCGCTCAACACGTTATTCAAAGATGAAGTGCGTGCACTCGGCACCGAACTTGGCATGCCGGATGAAATCGTTTGGCGTCAGCCATTCCCAGGCCCTGGCCTCGGCATTCGCATCATGGGAGCTGTCACTGAAGAAAAACTTGAAATCGTCCGCGAATCGGATTGGATTTTGCGCGATGAAATCAAAAAAGCCGGCCTTGATCGCGACGTCTGGCAATACTTCACAGTGCTTCCGGATATCCGCAGCGTCGGCGTCATGGGCGATGCCCGCACATATGATTACGCAATCGGTATCCGCGCAGTTACTTCAATCGACGGCATGACATCTGATTGGGCGCGTATTCCGTGGGATGTACTCGAAAAAATCAGCGTCCGTCTCGTCAATGAAGTAGATCACATCAACCGCGTATTATACGATATTACGAGCAAGCCACCTGCAACAATCGAGTGGGAATAGAAACAAACGGCTGCCATTAGCGGCCGTTTTTCTATTTCACGAACTTTCAGTTAAAAAAATAGATAATTGTTCGTGTTTCGTCTTGTTTTTCCATACCTATCGTGGTATTCTATAAATGAAATTAAATAAGCTTGTCGTATAAATTCAGGGATATGGCCTGAGAGTCTCTACCGGTTCACCGTAAATGATCCGACTACGATTTTTTGTCCGCCTTATAAAATAGGCGGACTCTCTGTTTTCGGACGGGGATAATCGGACGCATACGGCAAATCGCTGTATGCGTTTTTTTGCGTAGACTTATACAAAAGCATACGGAGGAATCATGCATGAAGAAGTATTTTCAGTTTGAAGAACTTGGAACAAACTACCGTCAGGAATTTATCGGGGGCTTAACCACATTTTTGGCAATGGCTTATATCTTGGTGGTCAACCCGTTGACGCTGACTATGGACTCGATTCCTGATTTGGATCCTGCCCTTCGCATGGATTACGGAGCAGTATTTATGGCCACAGCTTTGGCAGCCGCTATCGGCAGCCTTTTAATGGGAATCGTTGCTAGATACCCGCTTGCTCTAGCGCCGGGGATGGGGCTCAACGCTTTCTTCTCCTATACAGTTGTTCTTACGTACGGAGTGCCTTGGCAAACTGCATTGACCGGGGTGCTGGTTTCCGGATTGATTTTTATTCTGCTGACTTTGTCAGGCATTCGTGAAACAATCATCAACGCCATCCCGGCTCAACTGAAATATGCAGTGGGTGCCGGCATTGGGCTTTACATCACGTTTATTGGCCTCCAGAATGCGGGGATCGTTGTAGGCAATCCTGATACGCTTGTTGGACTTGGCGATTTGACGACCGGTTCAGCTCTTCTCGCGATTTTCGGATTATTCATCACTGTGATCATGATGGTCCGCGGAGTGAAGGGCGGGATTTTCTTTGGAATCTTAATCGCTGCCGTAGTCGGGATGATCTTCCAAGTAGTCAGCTTGCCGACTGCTATCATTGATTTGAATGTTCCAAGCCTCGCGCCGACATTCGGTGTTGCGCTTGAACCGATCTTCAACGACCCAGGTTCATTGATGACCATTCAGTTCCTTGTCATCGTCCTAACATTTTGTTTGTAGACTTTTGATACAGCTGGAACGTTGGTGGCAGTAGCGAACCAAGCGGGCTTAATGAAAGATAATAAATTGCCGCGCGCTGGAAAAGCTTTGCTTGCAGATTCAATTGCGACAGTGAGTGGGGCGATCTTCGGGACGTCAACAACAACTTCATACATCGAGTCGACAGCCGGTGTAGCGGCTGGAGCGCGTTCGGTTTTGCTTCAGTGGTTACAGGGATCCTTTTCCTGGTTGCAATTCTTTTCTATCCGTTGTTATCAGTCATCACCAGTGCAGTAACTGCACCAGCGTTGATCATCGTCGGAGTCTTGATGGTGTCGGCTCTTGGCCAGATTGAATGGGGCAAATTTGAAATTGCTGTTCCAGCATTTCTCACAATGATTGCGATGCCGCTCGGTTATAGTATCGCAACCGGGATCGCAATCGGATTCATCTTCTATCCCATCACGATGATGGTCGCGGGAAGAAGGAAAGAAATCCACCCTATCATGTATGGACTGTTTGTTATCTTCGTTTTGTATTTTATATTTCTTGCTTAATAGAAGCTGTCGACTTATGTCGGCGGCTTTTTATGTCCATAAGAAATCTTTCTTCTATATAGTAGGAAACCCATTTAAATGAATTGGTGATAAGTAGTTCATTTATGATTATTTTCTATATACATACACTATTATTATTAACGATTGGGAAGGAGGGAAGTATTTGTATGAAAGGAAGCGAGCTCCTTTCAAAACTGTAATAATCTTTTAGTTGAATATTAAGAATATTACGTTATAATAAGAAGAGTAAAAGTTTCTCGTAAAAGCTTGACGGGATTTTCTAGCGTGCTATATTAGTCAAGTCGCCAAGAGAGGCGCACAACATGAACCTGAAAACTGAACAGCAAAACGTCAACGAAAGACGTCACGAGCGCCTTGGCGCGTGAACGGCTTTTGCGATGGTCGCCCTGGGCGATCGGGGCAATCAGCCATTCCGAACTTTGGTGTTCGTGACTTAACTACTGATCAGCGTATGCAGATCAAAGCGAATCGCGTCTTCGGACGGCGATACGCCAGCAACTATTGAGCAATCAATACTACTCTATAATGGAGAGTTTGATCCTGGCTCAGGACGAACGCTGGCGGCGTGCCTAATACATGCAAGTCGAGCGGAACCATTGGAGCTTGCTCCTTTGGTTTAGCGGCGGACGGGTGAGTAACACGTGGGCAACCTGCCCTGCAGATCGGGATAACTCCGGGAAACCGGTGCTAATACCGAATAGTTTGCGGCCTCTCATGAGGCTGCACGGAAAGAACGGTTTCGGCTGTCACTGCAGGATGGGCCCGCGGCGCATTAGCTAGTTGGTGAGGTAACGGCTCACCAAGGCCACGATGCGTAGCCGACCTGAGAGGGTGATCGGCCACACTGGGACTGAGACACGGCCCAGACTCCTACGGAGGCAGCAGTAGGGAATCTTCCGCAATGGACGAAAGTCTGACGGAGCAACGCCGCGTGAGTGAAGAAGGTTTTCGGATCGTAAAACTCTGTTGTGAGGGAAGAACAAGTACCAAGTAACTACTGGCACCTTGACGGTACCTCACCAGAAAGCCACGGCTAACTACGTGCCAGCAGCCGCGGTAATACGTAGGTGGCAAGCGTTGTCCGGAATTATTGGGCGTAAAGCGCGCGCAGGCGGTCCTTTAAGTCTGATGTGAAAGCCCACGGCTCAACCGTGGAGGGTCATTGGAAACTGGGGACTTGAGTGCAGAAGAGGAAAGTGGAATTCCACGTGTAGCGGTGAAATGCGTAGAGATGTGGAGGAACACCAGTGGCGAAGGCGACTTTCTGGTCTGTAACTGACGCTGAGGCGCGAAAGCGTGGGGAGCAAACAGGATTAGATACCCTGGTAGTCCACGCCGTAAACGATGAGTGCTAAGTGTTGGGGTTTCCGCCCCTTAGTGCTGCAGCTAACGCATTAAGCACTCCGCCTGGGGAGTACGGCCGCAAGGCTGAAACTCAAAGGAATTGACGGGGCCCGCACAAGCGGTGGAGCATGTGGTTTAATTCGAAGCAACGCGAAGAACCTTACCAGGTCTTGACATCCCGCTGACCGCCTAGGAGATTAGGCTTTCCTTCGGGGACAGCGGTGACAGGTGGTGCATGGTTGTCGTCAGCTCGTGTCGTGAGATGTTGGGTTAAGTCCCGCAACGAGCGCAACCCTTGATCTTAGTTGCCAGCATTCAGTTGGGCACTCTAAAGGTGACTGCCGGTGACAAACCGGAGGAAGGTGGGGATGACGTCAAATCATCATGCCCCTTATGACCTGGGCTACACACGTGCTACAATGGACGGTACAAGGGCTGCAAACCCGCGAGGGGAGCCAATCCCAGAAAACCGTTCTCAGTTCGGATTGCAGGCTGCAACTCGCCTGCATGAAGCCGGAATCGCTAGTAATCGCGGATCAGCATGCCGCGGTGAATACGTTCCCGGGCCTTGTACACACCGCCCGTCACACCACGAGAGTTTGTAACACCCGAAGTCGGTGGGGTAACCCTTACGGGAGCCAGCCGCCGAAGGTGGGACAGATGATTGGGGTGAAGTCGTAACAAGGTAGCCGTATCGGAAGGTGCGGCTGGATCACCTCCTTTCTAAGGATTATATCGGAACCGATCTTCGGATCGGGTTGACGTTTGCGTTCAGTTTTGAAGGTTCACTCCGCAAGGATTGACTTTCGAACTTGTTCTTTGAAAACTGGATAGATCGACATTGATTAAGAAACAAGCATCAAAGTAGCGTGATCGCTTCGCGATCAACTTATTTTTGACCCTCAGTGGTTAAGTTAATAAGGGCGCACGGTGGATGCCTTGGCACTAGGAGCCGAAGAAGGACGGCACTAACACCGATATGCCTCGGGGAGCTGTAAGTGAGCTGTGATCCGGGGATTTTCAGATGGGGAAACCCACTGTTCGTAATGGAGCAGTATCCATGTGTGAATACATAGCACATGAGAAGGCAGACTCAGGGAACTGAAACATCTAAGTACCTGAAGGAAGAGAAAGCAAATGCGATTCCCCAAGTAGCGGCAGGCAGAAACAGGATCAGCCCAAACCAGAAGGCTTGCCTTCTGGGGTTTGTAGGACACTCTATACGGAGTTACAAAGGAATGGATTAAGCGAAGCGACCTGGAACAGTCCGCAAGACAGGGTAATAGCCCCGTAGCTGAAAGTTCATTTCCTCCAGAGTGGATCCTGAGTACGGCGGAACACGAGAAATTCCGTCGGAATCCGGGAGGACCATCTCCCAAGGCTAAATACTCCCTAGTGACCGATAGTGAACCAGTACCGTGAGGGAAAGGTGAAAAGCACCCGGAAGGGGAGTGAAATAGATCCTGAAACCGTGTGCCTACAAGTAGTTAGAGCCCGTTAATGGGTGATGGCGTGCCTTTGTAGAATGAACCGGCGAGTTACGATTGCATGCAAGGTTAAGGTGAAGCCGGAGCCGCAGCGAAAGCGAGTCTGAATAGGGCGAGTGAGTATGCAGTTGTAGACCCGAAACCAGGTGATCTACCCATGTCCAGGGTGAAGGTAAGGTAACACTTACTGGAGGCCTGAACCCACGCACGTTGAAAAGTGCGGGGATGAGGTGTGGGTAGCGGAGAAATTCCAATCGAACCTGGAGATAGCTGGTTCTCTCCGAAATAGCTTTAGGGCTAGCCTCAAGATAGAGAATCCTGGAGGTAGAGCACTGTTTGGACTAGGGGCCCATCCCGGGTTACCAATTCAGACAAACTCCGAATGCCAGTGATTTATGCTTGGGAGTCAGACTGCGAGTGATAAGATCCGTAGTCAAGAGGGAAACAGCCCAGACCACCAGCTAAGGTCCCCAAATATCCGTTAAGTGGAAAGGATGTGGCGTTGCTTAGACAACCAGGATGTTGGCTTAGAAGCAGCCATCATT includes these proteins:
- a CDS encoding nicotinate phosphoribosyltransferase, whose product is METRYADDSLALHTDLYQINMAETYWADGMHERKAVFELFFRKLPFGNGYATFAGLERVLDYLNNFHFSESDIDYLRNELGYKDDFLNYLKEIRFTGDVYSVVEGELVFQNEPLIRIEAPLLEAQLVETALLNIVNYQTLISTKASRIKQVVGTERVMEFGTRRAQEMDAAIWGTRAAYIGGLEATSNTRAAKLFGIPAAGTHAHSMIQAYKDEYEAFHAYAKRHRECVFLVDTYDTLKSGLPIAIQVAKELGDKINFRGIRLDSGDIAFLSKEARKMLDEAGFPDTEVVVSNDLDEYTILNLKAQGAKVDAWGIGTKLITAYDQPALGAVYKLVSIENSAGEMEDTIKISGNAEKVTTPGLKNVYRIIDRENGKSEGDYITMHDENPTSEERLKMFHPVHTFVSKFVTNFDAVNIHQQVIKSGEVVYENPPLEEIQKYAVGTLDLLWDEYKRSLNPEEYPVDLSEKCWNNKMRNIQEVRESVQEFMNK
- the nadE gene encoding ammonia-dependent NAD(+) synthetase, which gives rise to MSTLQQQIINELKVQPSINPQEEIRRTVEFLKEYLQHHSFLKGFVLGISGGQDSTLAGKLAQMAVNELNEEAGGQTYSFYGVRLPYGVQADEHDAQDAIKFIQPTKVYTINIKEAVDGSDRALEAEGIKLTDFAKGNEKARERMKAQYSVAAMHNAVVLGTDHAAEAITGFYTKYGDGAADVVPLFRLNKRQGREMLKALGSPEHLYTKVPTADLEEDKPAIPDEVALGITYEQIDDYLEGKEIAEDAREKLEGYYLKTQHKRNLPVTIFDDFWKNN
- a CDS encoding AAA family ATPase, whose protein sequence is MKATERLGKVIDNIEKVIIGKREIAELSLVALLSHGHVLLEDVPGVGKTMLVRALAKSVGADFKRIQFTPDLLPSDVVGVSIYNPKDMQFHFRPGPIMGNIVLADEINRTSPKTQSALLEAMEEASVTTDGVTMQIPKPFFVMATQNPIEYEGTYPLPEAQLDRFLLRVKMGYPTREEEIEVLTRSQSIPPIEELESVLTLEELLKLQEEVRTIRVDDTIRTYIVELATQTRRDPYVYLGVSPRGSIALMKAAQAYAMLKGRDYVTPDDIQYLAKFVFGHRIMLRSEARYDGITAEELTERIIAKTRVPVQRLVNQ
- a CDS encoding DUF58 domain-containing protein — its product is MMYRPIGSSFDQGSIAAPFTLVKDTTMASGIRDYQPGDRVSWIHWKSFARTQTMRTKEFEDRQSQDLFLLDDRSPSESFEIQVELIASILTSVVASHASVAYLSAGTPRAFFPLIQSDEQLQRALYHLAKVQDDLDRPIEAVVGQDLKQVRVSSLVYVTGSLSREMVDEIRRNVTSLSQCLCLVVTEAGQSIRPEDEKNHQYARSKGFHVKVIGPENFASAFMEANRS
- a CDS encoding transglutaminase TgpA family protein; its protein translation is MTSIGKNKVFMGLLYILVFFLLSEWLRPVIELTETGHHRLFLAFVALGLVMAFFDVPWWITGPLKLFYILWFIVYVYTGNLFFTAESLAFIVEQASISLSALFSQDWQATTDVFRTVLFFALLWMAIYLIHYWVSFRLSIFLFYLLTVIFVAVLDTFSPYSGDAAIVRIMVIGLLLAGLLHLARWMERHGAAAKTDKLLVFSIPLLLLLVASTALAFYLPKAEPIWPDPVPYITSYSGKGGVGEGGVGRIGYGVDDSQLGGSFVSDDTTVFRAEVEEGQYWKVEVKDVYTTKGWELSEEDAQEQLYQNGDEVTTDFPPEDEERSSALVDMQLPFPFVLYPYGTASFLMEETLDYRYDPIQQRFDTLQENAAFEPDVYEVFYSEPSYSLTALRETNAEELSELPPEYDRYLQLPDELPERVGELAEEIAAGSDTVYGQAQAVERYFSTNGFEYSQSDIAVPAEDQDYVDQFLFETQRGYCDNFSTSMVVLLRSLDIPARWVKGFNEGEVIDTVDGYDVYEVTNNNAHSWVEAYMPGVGWMMFEPTIGFTGASSIDFDLEIDTSEPEEEEMPDRPEPEPEAQPEQPDGGTGTNAGPTAGERFLAFVSEQAGKLIAATIGLLLLAFMLFKIRKKWLPKVLIPYYRRKEGGAETFEKAYLRLLKQLELYGIKRAPGQTLRSYAEYVDSFYGTKEMTELTAAYEKSVYGGDAESVDWPKLKESWENLINRTSG
- the guaA gene encoding glutamine-hydrolyzing GMP synthase, whose protein sequence is MLKEQKKIVVLDFGSQYNQLITRRIREIGVYSELHPHTITATEIKEMNATGIIFSGGPNSVYDENAFSIDPEIFEMGLPILGICYGMQLMALRMEGKVEKASNREYGKAELTLTKESSIFKDVPEEQIVWMSHGDLVTAAPPGFDVIATSPGCPIAAMANEERKLYGVQYHPEVRHSVYGNEMLRQFVFDVCGMKDEWSMENYIELEIAKIREQVGDKKVLCALSGGVDSSVVAVLIHKAIGDQLTCMFVDHGLLRKGEAESVMKTFADGFHMNVIKIDARERFMKKLEGVSDPEQKRKIIGNEFIYVFDDEAEKLKGMDFLAQGTLYTDIIESGTTTAQTIKSHHNVGGLPEDMQFELIEPLNTLFKDEVRALGTELGMPDEIVWRQPFPGPGLGIRIMGAVTEEKLEIVRESDWILRDEIKKAGLDRDVWQYFTVLPDIRSVGVMGDARTYDYAIGIRAVTSIDGMTSDWARIPWDVLEKISVRLVNEVDHINRVLYDITSKPPATIEWE